The Caldalkalibacillus uzonensis genome has a segment encoding these proteins:
- a CDS encoding aspartyl-phosphate phosphatase Spo0E family protein → MIHIVENRIERLREEMVLLAAKKGLTDPEVIAISQEIDELHNIWNSLTNQTRTSGHAYTSSDSRPANKLIRDFPFNPLYWRAASNQ, encoded by the coding sequence ATGATACATATTGTGGAAAATCGGATTGAACGATTGAGAGAAGAAATGGTGCTTTTGGCAGCCAAAAAAGGATTGACCGATCCTGAAGTGATTGCCATAAGCCAAGAAATTGATGAGTTACATAATATTTGGAACAGTCTGACCAATCAAACTCGCACAAGTGGTCATGCTTATACATCTAGTGATTCCCGCCCAGCCAACAAGCTAATTCGTGACTTTCCTTTCAACCCTTTATATTGGAGAGCAGCTTCTAACCAATAG
- a CDS encoding divergent PAP2 family protein, with protein sequence MEIFLNYPFWAAMTAIALAQLIKVPLYYLPNRTFNWGLVFSTGGMPSSHSAAVTALSTAVAIEHGLDSTLFAISAVLAIIVMFDAAGVRRHAGEQAVVLNRLVDDVNQLIEEMKNWNTQTKQVKRKKLKELLGHQPIEVLAGGLFGIGVAFLLLFIAQGITG encoded by the coding sequence ATGGAGATTTTTTTAAATTATCCGTTTTGGGCGGCCATGACAGCCATTGCCTTGGCCCAGCTGATTAAGGTCCCCCTATATTATCTTCCCAACCGGACGTTCAATTGGGGGCTCGTTTTTAGCACCGGCGGCATGCCCAGTTCCCATTCTGCTGCCGTCACAGCTCTATCAACGGCTGTGGCGATTGAGCATGGTTTGGATTCCACATTGTTTGCCATCTCCGCAGTGTTGGCCATCATCGTCATGTTTGATGCTGCCGGCGTGCGCCGCCATGCTGGAGAACAAGCGGTGGTACTTAACCGACTGGTAGATGATGTCAACCAGCTGATTGAGGAGATGAAAAACTGGAATACGCAAACGAAACAGGTGAAGCGTAAAAAATTGAAAGAATTGCTGGGACACCAGCCGATCGAAGTACTGGCAGGTGGCTTGTTTGGAATTGGGGTCGCCTTTTTGCTCCTGTTTATTGCCCAAGGGATAACAGGTTAA
- a CDS encoding YuiB family protein: MDPLQFIISILLFLILFFGIGFILNMLLKTTWLPGLILYPIVVLLIVSEVPLGAYFTAPGQSLAHLGEQLTSLLMVDYVILSAGFIGALLSGLSIQMLRARGYRMF, from the coding sequence GTGGATCCGTTGCAATTTATTATCTCGATTTTGCTTTTTTTGATTCTTTTTTTTGGTATTGGCTTTATTTTGAACATGCTCTTAAAAACAACCTGGCTGCCAGGCTTGATTTTATACCCCATTGTCGTGTTGCTCATTGTTTCTGAAGTACCGCTGGGAGCCTACTTCACTGCTCCGGGCCAAAGTCTCGCCCATTTGGGAGAGCAGTTGACCAGCTTACTGATGGTGGATTATGTCATTTTAAGCGCTGGGTTTATCGGTGCTCTTTTGAGCGGGCTTTCCATTCAAATGCTCAGGGCCAGAGGTTACAGGATGTTTTAA
- a CDS encoding YuiA family protein produces MKLKFSQAGLPQATTHCEYCHGRGYFQLMLGGSETCVHCEGSGLAPAERLQAKPERKIDQIQLRWMSFPKYDGIL; encoded by the coding sequence ATGAAGTTGAAATTTAGTCAAGCTGGTCTGCCGCAAGCCACTACCCACTGTGAATATTGCCATGGCAGAGGTTATTTTCAGCTGATGCTGGGCGGAAGCGAAACATGCGTTCATTGTGAAGGAAGCGGCCTGGCTCCGGCAGAACGGCTGCAAGCCAAGCCGGAACGGAAGATTGATCAGATTCAGTTACGGTGGATGTCATTTCCGAAGTATGATGGTATATTATAA
- a CDS encoding NAD(P)/FAD-dependent oxidoreductase produces MADQQNNEVVDIAIIGGGPTGLFAAFYAGMRQASCKIIESMPQLGGQLSALYPEKYIYDVAGFPKVLAQELVEYLKEQAFTFDTQVALEETVEDVRKNDEGIFEVKTNKGLHRSKTVIITAGCGAFSPRKLDVEGAEKFEHANLHYFVKDKNAFRGKKVLISGGGDSAVDWSLMLEPIAEKVTLVHRRDKFRAHEHSVEQLMNSKVDIKTPLKISELHGGDKIEKVVLADAKTNETVEELEVDEVIVSFGFISSLGPIQNWGLNIEKGSIVVNSKMETNIPGIYAAGDIATYPGKIKLIAVGFGEAPTAVNNAKAYLDPQAKVQPGHSSNMSFNK; encoded by the coding sequence ATGGCAGATCAACAGAACAATGAAGTCGTTGATATCGCAATAATCGGCGGAGGACCCACCGGCTTGTTTGCTGCTTTTTACGCCGGTATGAGACAAGCAAGCTGCAAAATTATTGAAAGTATGCCACAATTAGGGGGTCAGCTGTCGGCATTATACCCTGAAAAATATATTTATGACGTGGCCGGGTTCCCCAAAGTGCTTGCCCAGGAACTGGTTGAGTACTTGAAAGAGCAGGCATTTACTTTTGATACCCAGGTTGCTCTGGAAGAGACGGTGGAAGATGTCCGCAAAAATGATGAGGGTATTTTTGAAGTCAAGACCAACAAGGGGCTCCACCGGAGTAAAACAGTCATTATTACGGCCGGATGTGGCGCCTTTAGTCCGCGCAAACTGGATGTAGAAGGAGCAGAAAAATTTGAACATGCCAACCTGCATTACTTTGTCAAAGACAAAAATGCTTTTAGAGGGAAAAAGGTGCTGATCAGCGGCGGAGGCGATTCGGCTGTTGACTGGTCTTTGATGCTGGAGCCTATTGCCGAAAAAGTAACACTTGTCCATCGGAGGGATAAGTTCCGTGCCCATGAACACAGTGTGGAGCAATTAATGAATTCGAAAGTAGACATTAAAACACCACTCAAAATAAGCGAACTGCATGGCGGGGACAAAATTGAAAAAGTGGTGCTGGCCGATGCCAAAACCAATGAGACAGTTGAGGAACTGGAAGTCGATGAAGTGATTGTCAGCTTCGGCTTTATTTCTTCCCTTGGCCCTATTCAAAACTGGGGACTCAACATTGAGAAAGGTTCCATTGTGGTCAACAGCAAAATGGAAACCAATATTCCTGGCATTTATGCTGCCGGTGACATTGCCACTTATCCGGGCAAAATCAAGCTGATTGCCGTCGGATTTGGAGAAGCGCCAACCGCAGTTAATAATGCCAAGGCCTATCTTGATCCTCAAGCCAAAGTCCAGCCCGGACACAGCTCTAACATGAGCTTTAACAAATAG
- a CDS encoding 3D domain-containing protein, translating into MQPNHDKLCQRDDKLSLWMLAVLCVLMMVHIGWASCIDDGAWGGRLTLTHIVTAAESAAATDLVQELKVIEQQVDFSQFPSKSVLATGYTAGVESTGKTPDHPLYGITYSGVKVRRDLFSTIAADPDVFPLGTILYIPGYGYGVVADTGSAIKGNKIDLYFDTVEDVYRLWGKQQVDVYVIQEGEGKVTEEMLDLLNRMDHHQLQAIPVFKEK; encoded by the coding sequence ATGCAACCCAATCATGATAAGCTCTGTCAGCGTGATGACAAGCTGAGTCTGTGGATGCTTGCCGTTCTTTGCGTCCTGATGATGGTGCATATAGGATGGGCAAGTTGCATTGACGACGGAGCATGGGGTGGCAGGCTGACCCTAACTCATATTGTCACAGCGGCTGAATCTGCTGCTGCCACGGATTTAGTCCAGGAGCTGAAAGTGATTGAGCAGCAAGTAGATTTCAGTCAATTTCCGAGCAAAAGCGTACTAGCTACAGGGTATACAGCAGGGGTGGAATCAACGGGCAAAACCCCTGACCACCCTTTGTACGGCATCACCTATTCAGGTGTCAAAGTACGCCGTGACTTGTTTTCCACCATTGCTGCCGATCCCGATGTGTTCCCGTTAGGAACCATTTTGTATATTCCCGGTTACGGCTATGGGGTCGTAGCAGATACAGGGAGTGCTATTAAGGGAAACAAAATTGATCTATATTTCGATACAGTTGAAGATGTCTATCGTTTGTGGGGCAAACAACAGGTTGATGTGTATGTGATACAGGAGGGCGAAGGAAAAGTAACAGAAGAGATGCTGGATCTCCTGAACAGGATGGATCACCACCAATTGCAAGCCATTCCGGTCTTCAAGGAGAAGTGA
- a CDS encoding NAD(P)/FAD-dependent oxidoreductase has protein sequence MSKPSIVILGAGYGGIVAALRLSKQLHYNEADITLVNKNDYHYITTELHQPAAGTMHHDQARVGIRELIDEKKINFVKDTVVAIDREQQKVTLQNGELNYDYLVVGLGSEPETFGIEGLRENAFSINSINSVRVIRQHIEYQFAKFATEPERTDYLTIVVGGAGFTGIEFVGELADRVPELCAEYDVDPNLVRIINVEAAPTALPGFDPALVNYAMDVLEKKGVEFKIGTPIKRCTPEGVVIEVDGEEEEIKAATIVWTGGVRGNSILEESGFETMRGRIKVDEYLRAPGHENIFIVGDCALIINEENNRPYPPTAQIAIQHGENVALNLAALIRGGSMTPFKPHIRGTVASLGRDEAIGIVGGRKVYGHAASWLKKLIDMRYLYIIGGLSLVLKKGRF, from the coding sequence ATGAGCAAACCAAGCATTGTTATTTTGGGAGCCGGATACGGGGGGATCGTTGCTGCGCTCCGTCTCTCAAAACAGTTACACTATAATGAAGCAGACATTACCCTGGTCAATAAAAATGATTATCACTATATCACTACTGAACTGCACCAACCGGCGGCAGGTACTATGCATCATGATCAAGCCCGCGTTGGTATCCGGGAATTGATTGATGAGAAGAAAATCAATTTTGTCAAAGATACGGTGGTGGCCATTGACCGGGAACAGCAAAAAGTTACTTTGCAAAACGGTGAGCTGAACTATGATTATCTTGTTGTGGGATTGGGCAGTGAACCTGAAACCTTTGGCATTGAAGGCTTGCGGGAAAATGCTTTCAGTATTAACAGTATTAACTCGGTTCGCGTTATCCGCCAGCATATTGAATATCAGTTTGCCAAATTTGCCACTGAGCCGGAGCGTACCGACTATTTGACCATTGTTGTTGGCGGGGCAGGTTTTACAGGCATCGAATTTGTGGGAGAGTTGGCTGACCGTGTGCCGGAACTTTGTGCTGAATATGATGTAGATCCTAACTTGGTGCGCATTATTAATGTGGAAGCTGCACCGACAGCACTGCCAGGGTTTGATCCAGCTTTGGTCAACTATGCAATGGATGTGCTTGAGAAGAAAGGGGTGGAATTTAAGATTGGTACCCCGATCAAACGCTGCACTCCTGAAGGCGTGGTGATTGAAGTGGATGGTGAGGAAGAGGAGATTAAAGCAGCCACTATTGTGTGGACCGGAGGTGTCCGTGGCAACTCCATCTTAGAGGAGTCCGGCTTTGAAACCATGCGCGGAAGGATTAAGGTAGACGAGTATTTACGAGCTCCCGGCCATGAGAACATCTTCATCGTTGGTGATTGCGCCTTAATTATTAATGAAGAGAACAATCGTCCTTATCCCCCTACGGCTCAGATTGCCATTCAACATGGGGAAAATGTGGCTCTTAATCTAGCGGCTTTGATTCGTGGAGGGTCCATGACACCGTTTAAGCCCCATATTCGCGGTACCGTTGCCTCTTTGGGAAGGGATGAAGCCATCGGCATTGTGGGCGGCCGCAAAGTGTATGGGCATGCAGCGTCCTGGTTGAAAAAACTGATTGATATGCGCTATCTGTATATTATTGGGGGGCTGTCCCTAGTCCTGAAAAAGGGACGTTTCTAG
- the dapF gene encoding diaminopimelate epimerase, translating into MDIPFTKMQALGNNYIYLDDRHIKLDEHQLSPLAQAVSSVRTGIGSDGLILIAPSEQADVKMRIFNADGSEAKNCGNGLRCVAKYAFEKRLVHNTRFKIETLGGVVEAHVHVQQGIVTQVTIDMGKPRLSPKEIPLAEGGEETAIDYPLELDGQYIRFTGVSMGNPHAVIFVEDVEVAPVTTLGPKIEKHPLFPEGVNVEFIHVRTKDEIDFRVWERGSGLTYACGTGACAAVVAAVLKQKVAKGTSVTVHLQGGDLEVVWSEDDHVWMTGPAMYVCEGTYFWRM; encoded by the coding sequence ATGGACATACCATTTACCAAAATGCAAGCACTAGGTAATAACTATATTTACCTGGATGACCGCCACATTAAGCTTGACGAGCATCAGCTCTCTCCCTTGGCTCAGGCTGTTTCATCGGTACGCACGGGGATCGGCTCCGACGGATTGATCCTTATCGCCCCTTCTGAGCAAGCTGATGTGAAGATGAGGATCTTTAATGCTGACGGGTCAGAAGCTAAAAATTGCGGCAACGGCTTACGCTGTGTAGCTAAATATGCCTTTGAAAAAAGGTTGGTGCATAACACCCGGTTTAAGATAGAAACGTTAGGGGGTGTGGTAGAAGCCCATGTTCATGTTCAACAGGGGATTGTGACACAGGTGACCATTGACATGGGCAAGCCCCGTTTATCCCCTAAAGAGATTCCACTTGCAGAGGGCGGGGAAGAGACCGCCATTGATTATCCTTTAGAGCTAGACGGCCAGTACATCCGCTTTACGGGTGTCTCCATGGGGAATCCCCATGCTGTCATTTTTGTGGAGGATGTAGAGGTTGCGCCGGTAACGACGTTGGGGCCAAAAATCGAAAAACATCCTTTATTTCCTGAAGGGGTTAATGTGGAGTTTATCCATGTGCGGACCAAGGATGAAATTGATTTTCGAGTCTGGGAAAGGGGCTCTGGGTTGACCTACGCTTGTGGAACAGGTGCCTGTGCTGCGGTGGTGGCCGCTGTACTGAAACAGAAGGTGGCTAAAGGGACCTCAGTGACGGTTCATTTACAAGGGGGAGACCTGGAGGTTGTGTGGTCAGAAGATGATCATGTTTGGATGACCGGTCCGGCGATGTATGTATGCGAAGGAACGTACTTTTGGAGAATGTGA
- a CDS encoding leucyl aminopeptidase, with the protein MKLKFTVEQNKGTEIVTDLFVIGLFKGDSQPGGCFADMDQALDGVLSRFLEEEWTQGSKKAEVIYTLGQLPAKRVMVVNGGEKDEFDLSKARELFGYVTKEALKLKVKKVTYCLSSFASHDDEEQASLAHALAEASVLASYRFDTYKTREEDAQPSVEHVSVCVLEGREEVEQGLKTGQIYAEGTCMARDLVNTPGNYLTPSKLAEKAVEIASKHGFEYDILDRDQMEELGMGALLAVAQGSDQPPKMIVIKYQGKEKWEDVLAFVGKGLTFDTGGISLKPSKDMHEMKMDMGGAAAVLGAMEVIGRLKPKCNVLAVIPSTENMPSGRALKPGDVITSYDGKTIEVRNTDAEGRLILADGIAYAKTLGADYIVDLATLTGAILIALGDCTTGAVSNDEELMIDVLEAATEAGELVWRLPSYEPYKKMVRSSDVADLNNAPGRLAGSITAGLFLGEFAGDTPWVHLDIAGTAWSSREDELTRKGGTGVMVRTLATLAERFAE; encoded by the coding sequence ATGAAGTTGAAGTTCACAGTAGAGCAGAACAAGGGTACAGAGATTGTCACCGATTTGTTTGTGATTGGCCTGTTCAAAGGGGACAGTCAGCCGGGAGGATGCTTTGCTGACATGGATCAAGCCTTGGATGGTGTCCTGTCCCGGTTCTTAGAAGAGGAGTGGACTCAGGGCAGCAAGAAAGCGGAAGTGATTTACACGTTGGGCCAACTTCCAGCCAAGCGGGTGATGGTTGTCAATGGGGGTGAAAAAGATGAATTTGACCTGTCCAAAGCACGAGAGTTGTTTGGCTACGTCACAAAAGAGGCTTTAAAGCTGAAGGTGAAGAAAGTCACTTACTGCCTGAGCAGTTTTGCAAGTCATGACGATGAAGAACAAGCGTCTTTGGCCCATGCGCTGGCTGAAGCATCTGTGTTGGCTTCATATCGGTTTGATACATACAAGACCAGAGAAGAGGATGCCCAGCCCAGTGTGGAACATGTCTCCGTCTGTGTGCTTGAAGGGAGAGAAGAAGTTGAGCAAGGCTTGAAGACAGGGCAGATTTATGCCGAGGGGACCTGTATGGCTCGGGATCTGGTCAACACGCCTGGGAATTATTTAACCCCCAGTAAACTGGCCGAAAAAGCGGTAGAAATTGCTTCCAAGCACGGCTTTGAATACGATATTCTGGACCGTGACCAAATGGAAGAACTTGGCATGGGAGCTTTATTGGCGGTCGCACAGGGCAGTGACCAGCCACCTAAAATGATTGTCATCAAATACCAAGGCAAAGAGAAGTGGGAAGATGTTCTGGCTTTTGTGGGCAAAGGACTGACGTTTGATACCGGAGGGATCTCCTTAAAACCGTCCAAGGATATGCACGAGATGAAGATGGATATGGGGGGAGCTGCTGCGGTATTAGGCGCCATGGAGGTGATTGGCCGCTTAAAACCGAAATGCAATGTGCTGGCTGTCATTCCATCCACAGAAAATATGCCGAGCGGCCGTGCGTTGAAGCCGGGTGACGTCATCACTTCTTATGATGGCAAAACCATTGAGGTGCGCAACACGGATGCGGAAGGACGCCTGATCTTGGCTGACGGTATTGCTTATGCCAAAACACTGGGCGCTGATTATATTGTGGACTTGGCCACTTTGACCGGTGCTATCCTCATTGCGCTTGGGGATTGTACAACCGGAGCAGTGAGTAACGATGAAGAATTGATGATCGACGTCCTGGAAGCAGCCACTGAAGCTGGGGAACTGGTATGGCGTCTGCCCAGTTATGAACCATACAAAAAAATGGTTCGCTCCAGCGATGTGGCTGATTTAAACAATGCACCCGGACGTTTGGCCGGAAGTATTACAGCCGGATTGTTCTTAGGGGAATTTGCCGGAGATACCCCCTGGGTGCACTTGGATATTGCTGGAACAGCCTGGTCCAGCCGTGAAGACGAACTGACCAGAAAAGGCGGAACAGGTGTCATGGTCCGCACACTGGCCACTCTGGCAGAACGGTTTGCAGAGTAA